A window from Brachyhypopomus gauderio isolate BG-103 chromosome 6, BGAUD_0.2, whole genome shotgun sequence encodes these proteins:
- the cgnb gene encoding cingulin isoform X5: MSSLSADRKPPLDYGVQIRFIKDLDDTGGGYVERSRGVGGSAGGGGTPPSSKYGVAVRVQGISGQPYVVLKDGEKGDSYGVQLKTQPQAQMPASGHSSPFSSIPRGQRDGSQTPKDPYGPFGQMGSSAEENVAEFGSPLRRPPGDGQAGSHGEGEGGAVERPASTPPACGLEKQDLGGLNEAGLRRVGQIGNTGAGLNGTGKQPTSAGAFPESPAYAEPPGEAIDTKSLAPINKLISKFNSSSPSNGTSGMPNQTRGRSGVRTRLQFEERTRSRSLDSRKEGREDPPPPSPTINRYAPTAATKLTSTLSSPIPTTSSSLGRSSASVAKVPAVPVSKPPTFSQSPKTFVLMETAPSISKKQMAPERLKSQSQNTNSVSGEEDQLKQAIYNILQEGSSESDAFLRRKASLIQECLSGVKQSTLGESGVKTVPDQSERKNKQLQQQLDQIKRELLHGQEQLVELRVEKEEAESRLHQQEDELARLQEQLRRVSENPPQTDTLHTDLMAIRAELTEAVMLRQKQEELLRMRERELTALKGALKDEVASHDREMEALREQYRQDMEALQQSMEHVSQSQQEIEEERQKVNASILALEDELDSYKEQGDQWRSQMTSVKQERGQHSAFQKLLQAQQEKKEMEKLLSMRETCETDAPSSAQELQHYRRDLEQAQLKLAEQKAELTKKEEELRSVKKTNEDKEWELKAEIERLTDQSKKNKEELAKVLETQQFPVSAQDGGTTSESVLELQEANTRLRERLARVSRLHSGSSSGNSDVLEEENRSLRIQLDEARRTASRLGQEKEELSRRMEEREKEREALRRGKSDLEEQKRLLDRALEKMNKEMEAMMGDSRLSVHALQTQLEEFRDRSRRELQETQRLSKERLTELQRAQGSLKAVQEEVSRLKKELLTCSEEKESAQLDKELLSSRLKHLESELDTERTSQTDRNREIRILEDKLKTMEIELDEEKSGVELLNERITRSREQVDQLRSELMQERSGRHDLEMDKSSLERQVKELRSRITDMEGQPRPSAGVTLLESKVQELEDRLRSEEREKNSILAAQRRMERKLKDVNATLDQERNQHAEQRDQLSLRVKSLKRQVDESEGEVERLEGVRRKVLRELEEQQLLKEALQAKVSTLENELKRKAQQTRRPTVASTLSSEDEDGYFDSNSITSILTESPLQTSNC, encoded by the exons ATGAGCTCCCTCTCAGCGGACAGAAAGCCTCCACTGGACTACGGTGTCCAGATCCGCTTCATCAAGGACCTGGACGATACGGGCGGAGGCTACGTGGAGAGGAGTCGGGGTGTTGGAGGAAGCGCTGGAGGTGGCGGAACCCCACCGTCCTCCAAGTACGGAGTAGCAGTGAGAGTTCAGGGCATCTCGGGGCAACCCTACGTGGTGTTGAAGGATGGGGAGAAAGGGGACTCTTATGGGGTACAGCTAAAGACACAGCCCCAGGCCCAGATGCCAGCCAGTGGACATTCTTCCCCATTCAGCAGCATTCCGCGAGGGCAGAGAGATGGAAGCCAAACTCCCAAGGACCCTTATGGACCATTTGGGCAAATGGGTTCATCTGCTGAAGAAAATGTTGCAGAGTTTGGGAGCCCTTTGAGAAGACCACCTGGTGATGGACAAGCAGGGAGTCACGGGGAGGGCGAGGGAGGTGCAGTAGAACGCCCCGCTTCAACTCCTCCAGCCTGTGGTTTGGAGAAGCAAGACCTTGGAGGCCTGAACGAAGCAGGGCTGAGGCGGGTTGGCCAGATTGGTAATACTGGAGCAGGTTTGAATGGGACTGGAAAGCAGCCTACATCAGCAGGGGCTTTTCCTGAGTCTCCAGCATATGCTGAGCCACCAGGTGAAGCCATTGACACCAAATCATTAGCTCCCATTAATAAACTCATCAGTAAGTTCAATAGCAGTAGCCCAAGCAATGGCACTTCTGGCATGCCTAACCAGACTAGAGGCCGCTCTGGAGTTCGAACACGTCTACAGTTTGAAGAGCGAACGCGTTCTCGCAGCTTGGATTCCCGCAAGGAGGGGCGAGAAGatcctccaccaccatctccaactATAAACCGATATGCTCCCACTGCGGCCACCAAACTGACTTCCACCCTCAGCTCCCCTATACCCACAACCTCCAGCAGTCTTGGGCGGAGTTCTGCATCTGTGGCCAAGGTGCCTGCGGTTCCTGTGTCAAAGCCGCCTACGTTCAGTCAATCACCAAAGACGTTTGTTCTCATGGAAACAGCACCTTCCATATCAAAGAAGCAG ATGGCACCTGAACGTCTGAAGAGCCAAAGTCAAAATACCAATTCAGTGAGTGGTGAGGAAGATCAGCTCAAACAAGCCATTTACAACATCCTACAAGAAGG GTCTTCTGAGAGCGACGCATTCCTGAGGCGCAAGGCCAGTCTCATTCAGGAGTGCCTCAGTGGGGTGAAG cagTCAACACTGGGTGAGAGTGGTGTGAAGACTGTGCCAGACCAGTCCGAGAGGAAGAACAAACAGCTACAGCAGCAGCTGGACCAGATCAAGAGAGAACTGCTGCATGGCCAGGAGCA ACTGGTGGAGCTGCGCGTGGAgaaggaggaggcggagtctcGTTTACATCAGCAGGAGGATGAGCTGGCTCGACTGCAGGAGCAGCTCAGGAGAGTGTCGGAGAACCCGCCTCAGACGGACACTCTGCACacg GACTTGATGGCGATTCGGGCAGAGCTGACCGAGGCAGTGATGCTGCGTCAGAAGCAGGAGGAGCTCCTGCgaatgagggagagggagcTCACCGCCCTGAAGGGGGCGCTGAAGGATGAGGTGGCCTCTCATGACCGAGAGATGGAGGCGCTGCGAGAGCAGTATAGGCAAGATATGGAGGCTCTCCAGCAGAGCATGGAACATGTGTCACAG TCCCAGCAGGAGATCGAGGAGGAGCGGCAGAAGGTGAATGCCTCCATTCTGGCCCTGGAGGACGAGTTGGACAGCTACAAAGAACAGGGCGACCAGTGGAGGTCTCAGATGACCTCCGTCAAACAAGA GCGAGGGCAGCACAGCGCGTTTCAAAA gCTGCTCCAAGCTCAGCAGGAGAAGAAGGAAATGGAGAAACTGCTGAGTATGAGGGAGACGTGTGAGACAGATGCACCTTCATCAGCCCAG GAACTGCAGCACTATCGCAGGGATTTGGAGCAAGCACAGTTAAAACTCGCTGAGCAAAAAGCGGAGCTGacgaagaaggaggaggagctcaGGTCTGTGAAGAAGACGAACGAGGACAAAGAATGGGAGCTGAAGGCCGAGATTGAAAGACTGACGGACCAGTCAAAGAAGAACAAAGAGGAACTTGCCAAAGTGCTTGAGACACAACAG TTCCCAGTCTCTGCTCAAGATGGTGGCACGACCAGTGAGAGTGTTCTGGAGCTTCAAGAGGCCAACACTCGCCTTAGAGAGAGACTAGCTCGCGTG TCCCGACTGCACTCTGGTAGCAGTAGCGGTAATTCGGATGTCCTAGAGGAGGAGAACCGGAGCCTGCGGATTCAGCTGGATGAAGCCCGGCGTACTGCATCCCGGCtcgggcaggagaaggaggagctCAGTCGGAGAATGGAAGAgcgggagaaggagagggaggctCTGCGCCGTGGCAAATCCGACTTGGAGGAGCAGAAGAGGCTGCTCGACCGAGCTCTGGAGAAGATGAACAAGGAG ATGGAGGCCATGATGGGAGATTCCCGCCTCTCTGTGCACGCACTACAGACTCAGCTGGAAGAGTTTCGGGATCGCTCTCGCCGAGAGCTGCAGGAAACTCAGAGGTTGAGCAAGGAGCGTCTGACGGAGCTGCAGAGGGCACAGGGCAGTCTCAAAGCGGTGCAGGAAGAG gtgtctCGTCTGAAGAAGGAGCTGCTCACGTGTTCTGAGGAGAAGGAGAGCGCTCAGTTGGATAAGGAATTACTTAGCAGTCGTCTCAAACACCTGGAGAGTGAGCTGGACACAGAAAGGACGTCCCAGACGGACCGTAACAGGGAGATCCGGATTCTAGAG GACAAATTGAAGACTATGGAGATCGAGCTAGATGAAGAAAAGAGTGGAGTAGAGCTACTGAATGAACGCATCACACGCAGCCGTGAACAG GTGGACCAGCTTCGCTCTGAACTGATGCAAGAGCGCTCGGGCAGACACGACCTTGAGATGGACAAGAGTTCACTAGAGAGACAA GTGAAGGAGCTGAGGAGTCGTATAACTGATATGGAAGGTCAACCTCGACCATCTGCTGGTGTGACCCTGCTGGAGAGCAAGGTCCAGGAGCTAGAGGACAGGTTACGCAGTGAAGAAAG AGAGAAGAACAGCATTCTAGCAGCCCAAAGGAGGATGGAGAGGAAGCTAAAGGATGTGAATGCCACACTCGACCAGGAGAGAAACCAGCATGCTGAACAGAGAGACcag cTCTCCCTGCGGGTGAAGTCCCTGAAGAGGCAGGTGGatgagagcgagggagaggtggagcgcCTGGAAGGCGTGAGGCGGAAGGTTCTCCGGGAGCTGGAGGAGCAGCAGCTGCTGAAGGAGGCGCTTCAGGCCAAAGTCAGCACTCTGGAGAATGAGCTCAA gAGGAAGGCTCAGCAAACGAGACGTCCAACTGTGGCATCCACTCTGAGTTCCGAGGACGAGGATGGGTACTTCGACTCGAACAGCATAACGTCCATCCTGACCGAGTCTCCGCTACAGACGAGCAACTGTTAA
- the cgnb gene encoding cingulin isoform X8: protein MSSLSADRKPPLDYGVQIRFIKDLDDTGGGYVERSRGVGGSAGGGGTPPSSKYGVAVRVQGISGQPYVVLKDGEKGDSYGVQLKTQPQAQMPASGHSSPFSSIPRGQRDGSQTPKDPYGPFGQMGSSAEENVAEFGSPLRRPPGDGQAGSHGEGEGGAVERPASTPPACGLEKQDLGGLNEAGLRRVGQIGNTGAGLNGTGKQPTSAGAFPESPAYAEPPGEAIDTKSLAPINKLISKFNSSSPSNGTSGMPNQTRGRSGVRTRLQFEERTRSRSLDSRKEGREDPPPPSPTINRYAPTAATKLTSTLSSPIPTTSSSLGRSSASVAKVPAVPVSKPPTFSQSPKTFVLMETAPSISKKQMAPERLKSQSQNTNSVSGEEDQLKQAIYNILQEGSSESDAFLRRKASLIQECLSGVKQSTLGESGVKTVPDQSERKNKQLQQQLDQIKRELLHGQEQLVELRVEKEEAESRLHQQEDELARLQEQLRRVSENPPQTDTLHTDLMAIRAELTEAVMLRQKQEELLRMRERELTALKGALKDEVASHDREMEALREQYRQDMEALQQSMEHVSQSQQEIEEERQKVNASILALEDELDSYKEQGDQWRSQMTSVKQELLQAQQEKKEMEKLLSMRETCETDAPSSAQELQHYRRDLEQAQLKLAEQKAELTKKEEELRSVKKTNEDKEWELKAEIERLTDQSKKNKEELAKVLETQQFPVSAQDGGTTSESVLELQEANTRLRERLARVSRLHSGSSSGNSDVLEEENRSLRIQLDEARRTASRLGQEKEELSRRMEEREKEREALRRGKSDLEEQKRLLDRALEKMNKEMEAMMGDSRLSVHALQTQLEEFRDRSRRELQETQRLSKERLTELQRAQGSLKAVQEEVSRLKKELLTCSEEKESAQLDKELLSSRLKHLESELDTERTSQTDRNREIRILEDKLKTMEIELDEEKSGVELLNERITRSREQVDQLRSELMQERSGRHDLEMDKSSLERQVKELRSRITDMEGQPRPSAGVTLLESKVQELEDRLRSEEREKNSILAAQRRMERKLKDVNATLDQERNQHAEQRDQLSLRVKSLKRQVDESEGEVERLEGVRRKVLRELEEQQLLKEALQAKVSTLENELKRKAQQTRRPTVASTLSSEDEDGYFDSNSITSILTESPLQTSNC, encoded by the exons ATGAGCTCCCTCTCAGCGGACAGAAAGCCTCCACTGGACTACGGTGTCCAGATCCGCTTCATCAAGGACCTGGACGATACGGGCGGAGGCTACGTGGAGAGGAGTCGGGGTGTTGGAGGAAGCGCTGGAGGTGGCGGAACCCCACCGTCCTCCAAGTACGGAGTAGCAGTGAGAGTTCAGGGCATCTCGGGGCAACCCTACGTGGTGTTGAAGGATGGGGAGAAAGGGGACTCTTATGGGGTACAGCTAAAGACACAGCCCCAGGCCCAGATGCCAGCCAGTGGACATTCTTCCCCATTCAGCAGCATTCCGCGAGGGCAGAGAGATGGAAGCCAAACTCCCAAGGACCCTTATGGACCATTTGGGCAAATGGGTTCATCTGCTGAAGAAAATGTTGCAGAGTTTGGGAGCCCTTTGAGAAGACCACCTGGTGATGGACAAGCAGGGAGTCACGGGGAGGGCGAGGGAGGTGCAGTAGAACGCCCCGCTTCAACTCCTCCAGCCTGTGGTTTGGAGAAGCAAGACCTTGGAGGCCTGAACGAAGCAGGGCTGAGGCGGGTTGGCCAGATTGGTAATACTGGAGCAGGTTTGAATGGGACTGGAAAGCAGCCTACATCAGCAGGGGCTTTTCCTGAGTCTCCAGCATATGCTGAGCCACCAGGTGAAGCCATTGACACCAAATCATTAGCTCCCATTAATAAACTCATCAGTAAGTTCAATAGCAGTAGCCCAAGCAATGGCACTTCTGGCATGCCTAACCAGACTAGAGGCCGCTCTGGAGTTCGAACACGTCTACAGTTTGAAGAGCGAACGCGTTCTCGCAGCTTGGATTCCCGCAAGGAGGGGCGAGAAGatcctccaccaccatctccaactATAAACCGATATGCTCCCACTGCGGCCACCAAACTGACTTCCACCCTCAGCTCCCCTATACCCACAACCTCCAGCAGTCTTGGGCGGAGTTCTGCATCTGTGGCCAAGGTGCCTGCGGTTCCTGTGTCAAAGCCGCCTACGTTCAGTCAATCACCAAAGACGTTTGTTCTCATGGAAACAGCACCTTCCATATCAAAGAAGCAG ATGGCACCTGAACGTCTGAAGAGCCAAAGTCAAAATACCAATTCAGTGAGTGGTGAGGAAGATCAGCTCAAACAAGCCATTTACAACATCCTACAAGAAGG GTCTTCTGAGAGCGACGCATTCCTGAGGCGCAAGGCCAGTCTCATTCAGGAGTGCCTCAGTGGGGTGAAG cagTCAACACTGGGTGAGAGTGGTGTGAAGACTGTGCCAGACCAGTCCGAGAGGAAGAACAAACAGCTACAGCAGCAGCTGGACCAGATCAAGAGAGAACTGCTGCATGGCCAGGAGCA ACTGGTGGAGCTGCGCGTGGAgaaggaggaggcggagtctcGTTTACATCAGCAGGAGGATGAGCTGGCTCGACTGCAGGAGCAGCTCAGGAGAGTGTCGGAGAACCCGCCTCAGACGGACACTCTGCACacg GACTTGATGGCGATTCGGGCAGAGCTGACCGAGGCAGTGATGCTGCGTCAGAAGCAGGAGGAGCTCCTGCgaatgagggagagggagcTCACCGCCCTGAAGGGGGCGCTGAAGGATGAGGTGGCCTCTCATGACCGAGAGATGGAGGCGCTGCGAGAGCAGTATAGGCAAGATATGGAGGCTCTCCAGCAGAGCATGGAACATGTGTCACAG TCCCAGCAGGAGATCGAGGAGGAGCGGCAGAAGGTGAATGCCTCCATTCTGGCCCTGGAGGACGAGTTGGACAGCTACAAAGAACAGGGCGACCAGTGGAGGTCTCAGATGACCTCCGTCAAACAAGA gCTGCTCCAAGCTCAGCAGGAGAAGAAGGAAATGGAGAAACTGCTGAGTATGAGGGAGACGTGTGAGACAGATGCACCTTCATCAGCCCAG GAACTGCAGCACTATCGCAGGGATTTGGAGCAAGCACAGTTAAAACTCGCTGAGCAAAAAGCGGAGCTGacgaagaaggaggaggagctcaGGTCTGTGAAGAAGACGAACGAGGACAAAGAATGGGAGCTGAAGGCCGAGATTGAAAGACTGACGGACCAGTCAAAGAAGAACAAAGAGGAACTTGCCAAAGTGCTTGAGACACAACAG TTCCCAGTCTCTGCTCAAGATGGTGGCACGACCAGTGAGAGTGTTCTGGAGCTTCAAGAGGCCAACACTCGCCTTAGAGAGAGACTAGCTCGCGTG TCCCGACTGCACTCTGGTAGCAGTAGCGGTAATTCGGATGTCCTAGAGGAGGAGAACCGGAGCCTGCGGATTCAGCTGGATGAAGCCCGGCGTACTGCATCCCGGCtcgggcaggagaaggaggagctCAGTCGGAGAATGGAAGAgcgggagaaggagagggaggctCTGCGCCGTGGCAAATCCGACTTGGAGGAGCAGAAGAGGCTGCTCGACCGAGCTCTGGAGAAGATGAACAAGGAG ATGGAGGCCATGATGGGAGATTCCCGCCTCTCTGTGCACGCACTACAGACTCAGCTGGAAGAGTTTCGGGATCGCTCTCGCCGAGAGCTGCAGGAAACTCAGAGGTTGAGCAAGGAGCGTCTGACGGAGCTGCAGAGGGCACAGGGCAGTCTCAAAGCGGTGCAGGAAGAG gtgtctCGTCTGAAGAAGGAGCTGCTCACGTGTTCTGAGGAGAAGGAGAGCGCTCAGTTGGATAAGGAATTACTTAGCAGTCGTCTCAAACACCTGGAGAGTGAGCTGGACACAGAAAGGACGTCCCAGACGGACCGTAACAGGGAGATCCGGATTCTAGAG GACAAATTGAAGACTATGGAGATCGAGCTAGATGAAGAAAAGAGTGGAGTAGAGCTACTGAATGAACGCATCACACGCAGCCGTGAACAG GTGGACCAGCTTCGCTCTGAACTGATGCAAGAGCGCTCGGGCAGACACGACCTTGAGATGGACAAGAGTTCACTAGAGAGACAA GTGAAGGAGCTGAGGAGTCGTATAACTGATATGGAAGGTCAACCTCGACCATCTGCTGGTGTGACCCTGCTGGAGAGCAAGGTCCAGGAGCTAGAGGACAGGTTACGCAGTGAAGAAAG AGAGAAGAACAGCATTCTAGCAGCCCAAAGGAGGATGGAGAGGAAGCTAAAGGATGTGAATGCCACACTCGACCAGGAGAGAAACCAGCATGCTGAACAGAGAGACcag cTCTCCCTGCGGGTGAAGTCCCTGAAGAGGCAGGTGGatgagagcgagggagaggtggagcgcCTGGAAGGCGTGAGGCGGAAGGTTCTCCGGGAGCTGGAGGAGCAGCAGCTGCTGAAGGAGGCGCTTCAGGCCAAAGTCAGCACTCTGGAGAATGAGCTCAA gAGGAAGGCTCAGCAAACGAGACGTCCAACTGTGGCATCCACTCTGAGTTCCGAGGACGAGGATGGGTACTTCGACTCGAACAGCATAACGTCCATCCTGACCGAGTCTCCGCTACAGACGAGCAACTGTTAA
- the cgnb gene encoding cingulin isoform X7, with product MSSLSADRKPPLDYGVQIRFIKDLDDTGGGYVERSRGVGGSAGGGGTPPSSKYGVAVRVQGISGQPYVVLKDGEKGDSYGVQLKTQPQAQMPASGHSSPFSSIPRGQRDGSQTPKDPYGPFGQMGSSAEENVAEFGSPLRRPPGDGQAGSHGEGEGGAVERPASTPPACGLEKQDLGGLNEAGLRRVGQIGNTGAGLNGTGKQPTSAGAFPESPAYAEPPGEAIDTKSLAPINKLISKFNSSSPSNGTSGMPNQTRGRSGVRTRLQFEERTRSRSLDSRKEGREDPPPPSPTINRYAPTAATKLTSTLSSPIPTTSSSLGRSSASVAKVPAVPVSKPPTFSQSPKTFVLMETAPSISKKQMAPERLKSQSQNTNSVSGEEDQLKQAIYNILQEGSSESDAFLRRKASLIQECLSGVKQSTLGESGVKTVPDQSERKNKQLQQQLDQIKRELLHGQEQLVELRVEKEEAESRLHQQEDELARLQEQLRRVSENPPQTDTLHTDLMAIRAELTEAVMLRQKQEELLRMRERELTALKGALKDEVASHDREMEALREQYRQDMEALQQSMEHVSQSQQEIEEERQKVNASILALEDELDSYKEQGDQWRSQMTSVKQELLQAQQEKKEMEKLLSMRETCETDAPSSAQELQHYRRDLEQAQLKLAEQKAELTKKEEELRSVKKTNEDKEWELKAEIERLTDQSKKNKEELAKVLETQQFPVSAQDGGTTSESVLELQEANTRLRERLARVSRLHSGSSSGNSDVLEEENRSLRIQLDEARRTASRLGQEKEELSRRMEEREKEREALRRGKSDLEEQKRLLDRALEKMNKEMEAMMGDSRLSVHALQTQLEEFRDRSRRELQETQRLSKERLTELQRAQGSLKAVQEEVSRLKKELLTCSEEKESAQLDKELLSSRLKHLESELDTERTSQTDRNREIRILEDKLKTMEIELDEEKSGVELLNERITRSREQVDQLRSELMQERSGRHDLEMDKSSLERQVKELRSRITDMEGQPRPSAGVTLLESKVQELEDRLRSEEREKNSILAAQRRMERKLKDVNATLDQERNQHAEQRDQLSLRVKSLKRQVDESEGEVERLEGVRRKVLRELEEQQLLKEALQAKEEGSANETSNCGIHSEFRGRGWVLRLEQHNVHPDRVSATDEQLLMSKEGGSREYLL from the exons ATGAGCTCCCTCTCAGCGGACAGAAAGCCTCCACTGGACTACGGTGTCCAGATCCGCTTCATCAAGGACCTGGACGATACGGGCGGAGGCTACGTGGAGAGGAGTCGGGGTGTTGGAGGAAGCGCTGGAGGTGGCGGAACCCCACCGTCCTCCAAGTACGGAGTAGCAGTGAGAGTTCAGGGCATCTCGGGGCAACCCTACGTGGTGTTGAAGGATGGGGAGAAAGGGGACTCTTATGGGGTACAGCTAAAGACACAGCCCCAGGCCCAGATGCCAGCCAGTGGACATTCTTCCCCATTCAGCAGCATTCCGCGAGGGCAGAGAGATGGAAGCCAAACTCCCAAGGACCCTTATGGACCATTTGGGCAAATGGGTTCATCTGCTGAAGAAAATGTTGCAGAGTTTGGGAGCCCTTTGAGAAGACCACCTGGTGATGGACAAGCAGGGAGTCACGGGGAGGGCGAGGGAGGTGCAGTAGAACGCCCCGCTTCAACTCCTCCAGCCTGTGGTTTGGAGAAGCAAGACCTTGGAGGCCTGAACGAAGCAGGGCTGAGGCGGGTTGGCCAGATTGGTAATACTGGAGCAGGTTTGAATGGGACTGGAAAGCAGCCTACATCAGCAGGGGCTTTTCCTGAGTCTCCAGCATATGCTGAGCCACCAGGTGAAGCCATTGACACCAAATCATTAGCTCCCATTAATAAACTCATCAGTAAGTTCAATAGCAGTAGCCCAAGCAATGGCACTTCTGGCATGCCTAACCAGACTAGAGGCCGCTCTGGAGTTCGAACACGTCTACAGTTTGAAGAGCGAACGCGTTCTCGCAGCTTGGATTCCCGCAAGGAGGGGCGAGAAGatcctccaccaccatctccaactATAAACCGATATGCTCCCACTGCGGCCACCAAACTGACTTCCACCCTCAGCTCCCCTATACCCACAACCTCCAGCAGTCTTGGGCGGAGTTCTGCATCTGTGGCCAAGGTGCCTGCGGTTCCTGTGTCAAAGCCGCCTACGTTCAGTCAATCACCAAAGACGTTTGTTCTCATGGAAACAGCACCTTCCATATCAAAGAAGCAG ATGGCACCTGAACGTCTGAAGAGCCAAAGTCAAAATACCAATTCAGTGAGTGGTGAGGAAGATCAGCTCAAACAAGCCATTTACAACATCCTACAAGAAGG GTCTTCTGAGAGCGACGCATTCCTGAGGCGCAAGGCCAGTCTCATTCAGGAGTGCCTCAGTGGGGTGAAG cagTCAACACTGGGTGAGAGTGGTGTGAAGACTGTGCCAGACCAGTCCGAGAGGAAGAACAAACAGCTACAGCAGCAGCTGGACCAGATCAAGAGAGAACTGCTGCATGGCCAGGAGCA ACTGGTGGAGCTGCGCGTGGAgaaggaggaggcggagtctcGTTTACATCAGCAGGAGGATGAGCTGGCTCGACTGCAGGAGCAGCTCAGGAGAGTGTCGGAGAACCCGCCTCAGACGGACACTCTGCACacg GACTTGATGGCGATTCGGGCAGAGCTGACCGAGGCAGTGATGCTGCGTCAGAAGCAGGAGGAGCTCCTGCgaatgagggagagggagcTCACCGCCCTGAAGGGGGCGCTGAAGGATGAGGTGGCCTCTCATGACCGAGAGATGGAGGCGCTGCGAGAGCAGTATAGGCAAGATATGGAGGCTCTCCAGCAGAGCATGGAACATGTGTCACAG TCCCAGCAGGAGATCGAGGAGGAGCGGCAGAAGGTGAATGCCTCCATTCTGGCCCTGGAGGACGAGTTGGACAGCTACAAAGAACAGGGCGACCAGTGGAGGTCTCAGATGACCTCCGTCAAACAAGA gCTGCTCCAAGCTCAGCAGGAGAAGAAGGAAATGGAGAAACTGCTGAGTATGAGGGAGACGTGTGAGACAGATGCACCTTCATCAGCCCAG GAACTGCAGCACTATCGCAGGGATTTGGAGCAAGCACAGTTAAAACTCGCTGAGCAAAAAGCGGAGCTGacgaagaaggaggaggagctcaGGTCTGTGAAGAAGACGAACGAGGACAAAGAATGGGAGCTGAAGGCCGAGATTGAAAGACTGACGGACCAGTCAAAGAAGAACAAAGAGGAACTTGCCAAAGTGCTTGAGACACAACAG TTCCCAGTCTCTGCTCAAGATGGTGGCACGACCAGTGAGAGTGTTCTGGAGCTTCAAGAGGCCAACACTCGCCTTAGAGAGAGACTAGCTCGCGTG TCCCGACTGCACTCTGGTAGCAGTAGCGGTAATTCGGATGTCCTAGAGGAGGAGAACCGGAGCCTGCGGATTCAGCTGGATGAAGCCCGGCGTACTGCATCCCGGCtcgggcaggagaaggaggagctCAGTCGGAGAATGGAAGAgcgggagaaggagagggaggctCTGCGCCGTGGCAAATCCGACTTGGAGGAGCAGAAGAGGCTGCTCGACCGAGCTCTGGAGAAGATGAACAAGGAG ATGGAGGCCATGATGGGAGATTCCCGCCTCTCTGTGCACGCACTACAGACTCAGCTGGAAGAGTTTCGGGATCGCTCTCGCCGAGAGCTGCAGGAAACTCAGAGGTTGAGCAAGGAGCGTCTGACGGAGCTGCAGAGGGCACAGGGCAGTCTCAAAGCGGTGCAGGAAGAG gtgtctCGTCTGAAGAAGGAGCTGCTCACGTGTTCTGAGGAGAAGGAGAGCGCTCAGTTGGATAAGGAATTACTTAGCAGTCGTCTCAAACACCTGGAGAGTGAGCTGGACACAGAAAGGACGTCCCAGACGGACCGTAACAGGGAGATCCGGATTCTAGAG GACAAATTGAAGACTATGGAGATCGAGCTAGATGAAGAAAAGAGTGGAGTAGAGCTACTGAATGAACGCATCACACGCAGCCGTGAACAG GTGGACCAGCTTCGCTCTGAACTGATGCAAGAGCGCTCGGGCAGACACGACCTTGAGATGGACAAGAGTTCACTAGAGAGACAA GTGAAGGAGCTGAGGAGTCGTATAACTGATATGGAAGGTCAACCTCGACCATCTGCTGGTGTGACCCTGCTGGAGAGCAAGGTCCAGGAGCTAGAGGACAGGTTACGCAGTGAAGAAAG AGAGAAGAACAGCATTCTAGCAGCCCAAAGGAGGATGGAGAGGAAGCTAAAGGATGTGAATGCCACACTCGACCAGGAGAGAAACCAGCATGCTGAACAGAGAGACcag cTCTCCCTGCGGGTGAAGTCCCTGAAGAGGCAGGTGGatgagagcgagggagaggtggagcgcCTGGAAGGCGTGAGGCGGAAGGTTCTCCGGGAGCTGGAGGAGCAGCAGCTGCTGAAGGAGGCGCTTCAGGCCAAA gAGGAAGGCTCAGCAAACGAGACGTCCAACTGTGGCATCCACTCTGAGTTCCGAGGACGAGGATGGGTACTTCGACTCGAACAGCATAACGTCCATCCTGACCGAGTCTCCGCTACAGACGAGCAACTGTTAATGAGTAAGGAAGGGGGCAGTAGGGAGTACTTGCTTTAA